In Sesamum indicum cultivar Zhongzhi No. 13 unplaced genomic scaffold, S_indicum_v1.0 scaffold00057, whole genome shotgun sequence, one DNA window encodes the following:
- the LOC105178770 gene encoding protein DGCR14, translating into MLLSPGHSPRHLSTPSPAPSLSSDPNPNPNSSVVSTSGPNAITGKRRRGSTVLDEDTYVAAIEKIIERDFFPDIPKLRDRLDWLQAVRTQDPVLIRDAQLKILERRRQRKLGDAADASTRSTTATPGSTFFRNTSVTPSLYSEHKENFLSDEHDDGGDGGEEQVDVSLSLDEFCRKYTSEDNESFSRIMEKVNRKRKEKYGYLLECGASEEDDGNNLIENGSKRERIDTDGYGTSDQPLSTLKGWKYTPKNLLMYHPADRGEAPLTEEERALRLKGLTKEISRSNTRFHGKTMDANALKDDDDNAAVLYAPVAGATPVPVSYRDGDKLKRYDLEDLRKTPNKFYVESEKKAENGYSFVKTPSPAPGVDESPFITWGEIEGTPLRLDPEDTPIDIGGSGEGPQFKIPMPPSRDVKAHTLSREAARKLRERSKMFHKPPLPSPVRGGSASPSTRILSPAAQKFMRNAIAKSSRSIDESLRASYRSGSPGLSTPKASRSVSRLARDGSMGSRLPSVREGSNPPW; encoded by the coding sequence ATGTTGTTATCCCCTGGCCACTCCCCCCGCCACCTCTCTACTCCTTCCCCCGCCCCTTCCCTCTCCTCCGATCCGAACCCTAACCCTAATTCCTCCGTTGTTTCTACTTCCGGTCCTAATGCCATCACCGGCAAGCGCCGCCGCGGGTCCACTGTTCTGGACGAAGACACCTACGTCGCCGCCATCGAGAAGATCATCGAGCGGGATTTCTTCCCTGACATCCCCAAGCTGCGTGATCGCCTCGACTGGCTGCAGGCTGTGCGCACACAAGACCCTGTGCTTATCCGCGACGCCCAGCTGAAGATCCTCGAACGCCGCCGCCAACGGAAATTGGGGGATGCTGCTGATGCTTCTACACGCTCCACCACTGCCACTCCTGGTTCGACTTTCTTCCGGAATACTTCTGTAACTCCCTCCCTTTATAGTGAGCATAAAGAGAATTTTCTAAGTGATGAACATGACGACGGTGGTGATGGAGGCGAAGAGCAAGTGGATGTATCGCTCTCGCTTGATGAATTCTGTAGGAAGTACACCAGCGAGGATAATGAGAGCTTCTCAAGAATTATGGAGAAAGTGAACAGAAAGAGGAAGGAAAAGTATGGGTATTTGTTGGAATGTGGTGCATCTGAAGAGGATGATGGGAACAATTTGATTGAGAATGGTAGTAAACGAGAGAGAATTGATACTGATGGATATGGGACATCAGATCAGCCGTTGAGTACTTTGAAAGGGTGGAAATACACGCCAAAGAACTTATTGATGTATCATCCAGCTGATAGAGGGGAGGCACCTTTAACAGAGGAGGAGAGAGCCCTGAGGCTGAAAGGGTTAACAAAAGAGATTAGCAGATCGAATACGCGTTTCCATGGGAAGACAATGGATGCTAATGCATTGAAGGATGATGATGACAATGCTGCAGTGCTTTACGCTCCTGTGGCTGGGGCTACCCCAGTTCCAGTATCATATAGAGATGGTGATAAACTGAAGAGGTATGATTTGGAGGACCTGAGGAAGACtcccaataaattttatgtggaATCTGAGAAGAAGGCAGAGAATGGATATAGTTTTGTGAAAACACCATCTCCTGCTCCAGGGGTGGACGAGTCACCATTTATAACATGGGGAGAGATTGAGGGCACACCATTGAGATTAGATCCAGAGGATACACCAATTGATATTGGGGGTAGCGGGGAGGGGCCACAATTTAAAATCCCAATGCCGCCTTCGAGGGATGTGAAAGCACATACTTTGTCTAGGGAAGCTGCAAGGAAGCTCAGAGAGAGGTCAAAGATGTTTCATAAACCACCATTGCCTTCACCAGTTAGAGGAGGGAGCGCCAGTCCAAGCACGCGGATTCTATCACCTGCTGCCCAGAAGTTTATGAGGAATGCAATTGCTAAGTCTTCCCGATCTATTGATGAATCACTGCGAGCAAGCTACCGCAGCGGCAGCCCTGGATTGAGTACTCCAAAAGCTAGCAGGAGTGTGTCTAGATTGGCAAGAGATGGCAGCATGGGTTCCAGATTGCCCTCGGTAAGAGAGGGCTCTAATCCACCATGGTAA
- the LOC105178771 gene encoding probable serine/threonine-protein kinase WNK11, giving the protein MPPSNSSTKAADDQETEPFVEVDPSGRYGRYAELLGSGAVKKVYRAFDQREGIDVAWNQVRLRNFISDPSVIIRLHSEIELLKTLKNDNIIVLYHCWKDVEQNTFNFITEACASGNLRDYRKKHRHVSIQALKKWAVQILRGLDYLHTHEPCIIHRDLNCSNIFINGNIGKVKIGDLGLATVVGKSHAAHSLLGTPEYMAPELYEENYTELVDIYSFGMCLLEMATCEIPYSECDNLVKIYKKVTTGVMPQAMNKVNNLELKAFIERCIGQPRMRPSAADLLKDPFLADVVIDTDESDHV; this is encoded by the exons ATGCCACCATCAAATAGCAGTACAAAAGCAGCTGATGATCAAGAAACGGAACCCTTTGTGGAGGTTGATCCATCGGGCCGATATGGGCGTTACGCTGAGCTTCTGGGCAGTGGAGCCGTGAAGAAAGTCTATCGTGCATTTGATCAACGAGAAGGCATAGATGTGGCCTGGAACCAAGTCCGCCTCAGGAACTTCATCAGCGATCCGTCTGTGATCATTAGGCTTCATTCTGAGATTGAGCTGCTCAAGACTCTCAAGAACGACAACATCATCGTTCTTTACCACTGCTGGAAGGATGTCGAGCAGAACACATTCAATTTCATCACGGAGGCATGTGCCTCCGGCAACCTCAGAGACTACCGGAAGAAGCACCGACACGTCTCCATTCAGGCCCTCAAGAAGTGGGCTGTTCAGATCCTCAGGGGCTTGGACTATCTGCACACTCATGAGCCGTGCATCATTCACAGGGACTTGAATTGCAGCAACATTTTCATTAATGGGAACATTGGCAAG GTGAAAATTGGAGATCTGGGCTTGGCGACAGTTGTCGGGAAGAGCCATGCGGCGCATTCTTTGCTAGGCACACCGGAGTACATGGCGCCCGAGCTGTATGAGGAAAACTACACGGAGCTAGTGGACATATACTCGTTCGGTATGTGTTTGCTGGAGATGGCAACGTGTGAGATACCGTACAGCGAATGTGACAACCTCGTGAAGATATACAAGAAAGTGACGACGGGAGTGATGCCTCAAGCCATGAACAAAGTGAACAACCTGGAGCTGAAGGCGTTCATCGAAAGGTGCATCGGCCAGCCAAGAATGAGACCCTCGGCTGCCGATCTCCTCAAGGATCCATTTCTTGCTGATGTTGTGATCGATACAGATGAAAGCGACCACGTTTGA